In one window of Rhodanobacter sp. FDAARGOS 1247 DNA:
- a CDS encoding proline iminopeptidase-family hydrolase encodes MKRCITVLMSGLLLVMAAAVNAGTPATTPGSAYFDNSGRDDVLAGGVKMIPITTPKGTFHVWTKRVGNNPKLKVLLLHGGPGATHEYFEAFGSYFPGAGIEYYYYDQLGSAYSDQPKDTSLWTIDRYVDEVEQVRQALHLDKDNFCLLGQSWGGILAMEYALKYQQHLKCLVISNMVDSIPQYNEYANNVLMPAMDQKQLAVVKKLEAEHRTSDPRYMAILGPMHYEQHVLRMPQAQWPEPVTRSFGHINEHIYTLMQGPSELGASGRLLNWDRSKDLHRITVPTLVIGAQYDTMDPKYMASMAKKLPHGQFLLCPKGSHMAMYDDQQTYFDGLIGFLRKVEAE; translated from the coding sequence ATGAAGCGCTGCATCACCGTCCTGATGTCCGGGCTGCTGCTCGTCATGGCCGCCGCCGTCAACGCGGGCACGCCCGCCACCACACCGGGCTCCGCCTACTTCGACAACAGCGGTCGCGACGACGTGCTTGCCGGCGGCGTGAAGATGATCCCGATCACCACGCCCAAGGGCACCTTCCACGTCTGGACCAAGCGCGTGGGCAACAACCCGAAACTGAAAGTCCTGCTGCTGCACGGCGGCCCCGGCGCCACCCACGAATACTTCGAGGCGTTCGGCAGCTATTTCCCAGGCGCCGGCATCGAGTATTACTACTACGACCAGCTCGGCTCCGCCTACAGCGACCAGCCGAAAGACACCTCGCTGTGGACCATCGACCGCTACGTCGACGAAGTCGAACAGGTACGCCAGGCGCTGCACCTGGACAAGGACAACTTCTGCCTGCTCGGCCAGTCCTGGGGCGGCATCCTGGCCATGGAGTACGCACTGAAATACCAGCAGCACCTGAAGTGCCTGGTGATCTCCAACATGGTCGACTCCATCCCGCAGTACAACGAATACGCGAACAACGTATTGATGCCGGCGATGGACCAGAAACAACTCGCCGTAGTGAAAAAGCTCGAAGCCGAACACCGCACCAGCGACCCGCGCTACATGGCCATCCTCGGCCCGATGCACTACGAGCAGCACGTGTTGCGCATGCCGCAGGCGCAATGGCCCGAACCCGTCACCCGTTCGTTCGGCCACATCAACGAGCATATCTACACCCTGATGCAGGGCCCCAGCGAACTGGGCGCCAGCGGCCGCCTGCTGAACTGGGACCGCAGCAAGGACCTGCACCGCATCACCGTCCCCACCCTGGTGATCGGCGCGCAGTACGACACGATGGACCCGAAATACATGGCCAGCATGGCGAAGAAACTCCCACACGGTCAATTTCTGCTATGCCCGAAAGGCAGCCACATGGCGATGTATGACGATCAACAAACCTACTTCGATGGGTTGATCGGGTTCTTGCGGAAAGTCGAAGCCGAATGA
- a CDS encoding nucleotide pyrophosphohydrolase, which produces MKYEELQASALKLNALYEQLETKLYGRAWSTEELALGFMGDVGDLAKLIQANAGIRNIDDYKSKLGHELSDCLWSIIVLADKCGIDLQAEFTSNVEGLMAHVSREIAA; this is translated from the coding sequence ATGAAATACGAAGAACTGCAAGCATCCGCCCTCAAGCTCAACGCGCTCTACGAGCAGCTCGAAACCAAGTTGTACGGGCGCGCCTGGAGCACGGAGGAACTGGCGCTGGGGTTCATGGGGGACGTGGGTGATCTGGCGAAGCTGATCCAGGCGAACGCGGGCATCCGCAATATCGATGACTACAAGTCCAAGCTGGGACATGAGCTGTCGGACTGCCTGTGGTCGATCATCGTGCTTGCGGACAAGTGCGGCATCGATCTGCAGGCGGAGTTCACCAGCAACGTCGAGGGGCTGATGGCCCATGTGTCCAGGGAGATCGCCGCATGA
- a CDS encoding IS3 family transposase (programmed frameshift) translates to MKKRFSEEQIIGFLREAEAGLPVKALCRQHGFSEASYYLWRSKFGGMSVPDAKRLKELETENGRLKKLLAEQVLENEVIKDALRKKVVSAPARRELVRQMAEKGLSERRALAVVVMSASAYRYPTRPDRNGDLRQRIVALAQRYKRYGVGMIHLKLRQAGLLVNYKRVERLYQEAKLQVRRRKRKKVPVAERQPLARPKAANEVWSMDFVFDRTAEGRVIKCLTMVDDATHEAVVIEVERAISGLGVTRVMDRLALSRGLPKVIRSDNGKEFCGKAMVTWAHERGVQLRLIEPGKPNQNAYIESFNGRLRDECLNEHWFPSLLHARAEIERWRCEYNEERPKKVLGGLTPAAYAKQLQ, encoded by the exons GTGAAGAAACGCTTTTCCGAAGAACAGATCATCGGCTTCCTTCGTGAGGCGGAGGCTGGCTTGCCGGTGAAGGCGCTGTGCCGGCAGCACGGCTTCAGCGAGGCCTCGTACTACCTGTGGCGCAGCAAGTTCGGCGGGATGAGTGTGCCCGACGCCAAACGGCTGAAAGAGCTGGAGACGGAGAACGGTCGGCTGAAGAAGCTGCTGGCCGAGCAGGTGCTTGAGAACGAGGTCATCAAGGACGCCCTGCGAAAAA AAGTGGTGAGCGCACCGGCTCGGCGCGAGCTGGTGCGGCAGATGGCCGAGAAGGGATTGAGCGAGCGACGTGCGCTGGCGGTCGTCGTCATGAGCGCCAGCGCGTATCGCTATCCGACACGCCCGGATCGCAACGGGGACCTCCGGCAACGGATCGTGGCCCTGGCGCAGCGGTACAAGCGCTATGGCGTGGGGATGATCCATCTGAAGCTGCGGCAAGCGGGGCTGCTGGTGAACTACAAGCGGGTGGAACGGCTGTATCAGGAAGCGAAGCTGCAGGTGCGGCGGCGCAAGCGGAAGAAGGTGCCCGTTGCCGAGCGGCAACCGTTGGCTCGGCCGAAGGCAGCCAACGAGGTCTGGTCTATGGACTTCGTGTTTGATCGCACCGCTGAGGGACGCGTCATCAAGTGCCTGACGATGGTCGATGACGCCACCCACGAGGCGGTTGTCATCGAGGTCGAGCGGGCGATCTCCGGCCTGGGCGTGACGCGGGTGATGGATCGCCTGGCGCTCAGTCGTGGCTTGCCCAAGGTGATCCGCAGCGACAACGGCAAGGAGTTCTGCGGCAAGGCGATGGTGACCTGGGCCCACGAGCGTGGTGTGCAGCTGCGCCTGATCGAACCGGGCAAGCCAAACCAGAATGCGTACATCGAATCGTTCAACGGCCGGTTGCGCGACGAATGTCTCAACGAGCACTGGTTTCCCAGCCTGCTGCATGCACGCGCCGAGATCGAACGCTGGCGATGCGAGTACAACGAGGAGCGACCGAAGAAGGTGCTGGGCGGGCTGACACCTGCCGCCTATGCGAAGCAGTTACAGTGA
- a CDS encoding YciI family protein: protein MVGEGRMRPGQRLAREGRVVSRQGVLDGPFAEAKEVVGGYWTILAGSLDEAAAIAAQNPCLDYGLALEIRPIDPVRASAFALTNETPT from the coding sequence CTGGTTGGCGAGGGCCGGATGCGGCCCGGGCAGCGGCTGGCGCGGGAAGGCCGGGTGGTGTCGCGGCAAGGTGTCCTGGACGGCCCGTTTGCCGAGGCCAAGGAAGTGGTCGGCGGCTACTGGACGATCCTGGCGGGCAGCCTCGACGAGGCGGCCGCCATCGCCGCGCAGAATCCGTGCCTGGACTATGGCCTGGCGCTGGAAATCCGGCCGATCGACCCGGTGCGCGCCAGCGCCTTCGCGCTGACCAACGAAACGCCCACGTAG
- a CDS encoding TraB/GumN family protein: MKRLLARCAIALLLLPAPAIADPALWVVKDADTTIYLFGTVHLMPKDADWRYPALEHALADSQTLYIELTDDNPANIAGLVLRLGMDTAHPLTSQLNESEAKRLRILADRTGVPGGMRTLNIMRPWLAALTLSLMPLKNAGLDPEQGVDKQLRAQMLAAHKPVIGLETAEQQIRLLADMPRAVELGLLRSSMREADQGTAKLQQMIAAWKAGDPDTIDRVSTAEMRAKEPKLYQSMLVQRNEAWATKIATLLQQPGTVFIAVGAAHLAGPDSVQVQLRKLAIPSQRK, encoded by the coding sequence ATGAAACGTCTGCTCGCACGCTGCGCCATCGCCCTGCTCCTGCTGCCCGCGCCCGCGATCGCCGATCCGGCCTTGTGGGTGGTGAAGGATGCCGACACCACGATCTACCTGTTCGGCACCGTGCACCTGATGCCGAAGGATGCCGACTGGCGCTACCCGGCGCTGGAACACGCGCTGGCCGACAGCCAGACGCTGTACATCGAGCTGACCGACGACAACCCGGCCAACATCGCCGGCCTGGTGCTGCGACTGGGCATGGATACCGCGCACCCGCTGACCAGCCAGCTCAATGAGTCCGAAGCGAAGCGCCTGCGCATCCTCGCCGACAGGACGGGCGTGCCCGGCGGCATGCGTACCCTGAACATCATGCGGCCATGGCTGGCCGCGTTGACGCTGTCATTGATGCCGCTGAAGAACGCGGGGCTGGACCCGGAACAGGGCGTGGACAAGCAGCTCAGGGCGCAGATGCTCGCCGCCCACAAGCCGGTGATCGGCCTGGAAACCGCGGAGCAGCAGATCCGCCTGCTGGCGGACATGCCGCGCGCGGTGGAACTGGGCCTGCTGCGTTCGAGCATGCGCGAGGCCGACCAGGGCACGGCGAAGCTGCAGCAGATGATCGCGGCATGGAAGGCCGGCGATCCGGACACGATCGATCGCGTCAGCACCGCCGAGATGCGCGCGAAGGAACCGAAGCTGTATCAGTCGATGCTGGTCCAGCGCAACGAAGCGTGGGCGACGAAGATCGCCACCCTGCTGCAGCAACCCGGCACCGTCTTCATCGCTGTCGGCGCCGCCCACCTGGCCGGGCCGGACAGCGTGCAGGTACAGCTGCGCAAGCTCGCCATTCCGTCTCAACGAAAATAG
- a CDS encoding aldo/keto reductase, giving the protein MDYVRLGKTGLKVSRICLGCMSYSEAPTRARPWTLDEEHSRPFIRRALELGINYFDTANMYSAGGSELVLGRALRDFARREEVVIATKVFYPMREDANGGGLSRKAIMTEIDASLRRLGTDYVDLYQIHRWDPATPIEETLEALHDVVKAGKARYIGASSMMAWQFAKALYTADLHGWTRFVSMQPHYNLLYREEEREMLALCADQGIGVVPWSPLARGRLARPWEEKPSTVRGGSDPWGDGVYAASKAADKAVVDRVGEVAERLGVPRPQVALAWLLHQPVVTAPIVGATKPHHLEEAVAALAVGLPEAELAALEAPYLPHVVAGID; this is encoded by the coding sequence ATGGACTACGTACGACTCGGCAAGACCGGCCTCAAGGTCTCGCGCATCTGCCTGGGCTGCATGAGCTATTCGGAAGCGCCCACCAGGGCGAGGCCATGGACGCTGGACGAGGAGCACAGCCGGCCGTTCATTCGCCGCGCGCTCGAACTGGGCATCAACTATTTCGACACCGCGAACATGTACTCCGCCGGTGGCAGCGAGCTGGTGCTGGGGCGTGCCTTGCGCGATTTCGCCCGGCGCGAGGAGGTGGTGATCGCGACCAAGGTGTTCTACCCGATGCGCGAGGATGCCAACGGCGGCGGCCTGTCGCGCAAGGCCATCATGACCGAGATCGACGCCAGCCTGCGCCGGCTCGGCACCGACTACGTCGACCTTTACCAGATCCACCGCTGGGACCCGGCCACGCCGATCGAGGAAACGCTGGAGGCGCTGCACGACGTGGTGAAAGCCGGCAAGGCGCGTTACATCGGCGCCTCGTCGATGATGGCCTGGCAGTTCGCCAAGGCGTTGTACACCGCCGACCTGCATGGCTGGACCCGCTTCGTCTCGATGCAGCCGCACTACAACCTGCTCTATCGCGAGGAGGAGCGCGAGATGCTGGCGTTGTGCGCGGACCAGGGCATCGGCGTGGTGCCGTGGAGCCCGCTGGCGCGCGGGCGCCTGGCGCGGCCGTGGGAAGAGAAGCCCAGCACGGTGCGCGGCGGCTCCGATCCCTGGGGCGATGGCGTGTACGCCGCGAGCAAGGCGGCGGACAAGGCGGTGGTGGATCGCGTCGGCGAGGTGGCCGAGCGGCTCGGCGTGCCGCGGCCCCAGGTGGCGCTGGCCTGGCTGTTGCACCAGCCGGTGGTCACCGCACCGATCGTCGGCGCGACCAAGCCGCATCACCTGGAAGAGGCGGTGGCGGCGCTGGCGGTCGGATTGCCGGAGGCGGAGCTGGCGGCGCTCGAAGCGCCGTACCTGCCGCATGTGGTTGCCGGCATCGACTGA
- a CDS encoding DMT family transporter, with the protein MNEQPSTSPIPRFAPPPQLYFVASAIFHYLGPAFAVLLFARVEPLGVAWLRIASAALIFAAWRRPWRRFRQMDAAARWNIVGLGVVLGGMNACFYLAIDRLPLATVGAIEFLGPIALALAGLRTQRNTVALALVIAGVWFLTHLRLTGAPLGFAFAFANCALFTLYIVLGHRVANDGGGNAIDGLAAAMLVALVVVSLLGIRPATPALLSLPLLAAGIGVGVTSSVIPYVCDQLAMARLPRATFAMLLALLPATACLVGAVVLHQLPGRAETIGIALVAAGIAIHREARR; encoded by the coding sequence ATGAACGAGCAGCCTTCCACCTCTCCGATACCGCGGTTCGCGCCGCCGCCGCAGCTGTATTTCGTGGCCAGCGCGATCTTCCACTACCTCGGCCCGGCCTTCGCCGTGCTGTTGTTCGCCCGGGTCGAGCCGCTCGGCGTCGCCTGGTTGCGGATCGCCAGCGCGGCGTTGATCTTCGCCGCGTGGCGGCGGCCGTGGCGCCGCTTCCGGCAGATGGATGCCGCGGCGCGATGGAACATCGTGGGGCTGGGCGTGGTGCTCGGCGGCATGAATGCCTGCTTCTACCTGGCGATCGATCGACTGCCGCTGGCGACGGTCGGCGCGATCGAGTTCCTCGGTCCGATCGCGCTGGCGCTGGCCGGTTTGCGCACGCAGCGCAATACCGTGGCGCTTGCGCTGGTGATTGCTGGCGTGTGGTTCCTGACCCACTTGCGCCTGACCGGCGCGCCGCTCGGCTTCGCGTTCGCGTTCGCCAACTGCGCGCTGTTCACGCTGTACATCGTGCTCGGCCATCGGGTGGCGAACGACGGCGGCGGCAACGCCATCGATGGGTTGGCGGCCGCGATGCTGGTGGCGCTGGTGGTGGTGAGCCTGCTCGGCATTCGCCCGGCCACGCCGGCGCTGCTCAGCCTGCCGCTGCTCGCCGCAGGCATTGGCGTGGGCGTGACATCATCAGTCATCCCCTACGTGTGCGACCAGCTGGCGATGGCGCGGTTGCCGCGGGCCACCTTTGCCATGCTGCTGGCCTTGCTGCCCGCCACGGCCTGCCTGGTCGGCGCCGTCGTGCTGCACCAGCTGCCTGGCCGGGCGGAGACGATCGGCATCGCGCTGGTTGCCGCCGGCATCGCCATCCACCGCGAGGCGCGGCGATAG
- a CDS encoding Lrp/AsnC family transcriptional regulator: MPQISSLVSDPRNIELLKALQEDPRQPVSKLASRIGMSAPAVKERLTRLEETGVIRGYRIDLDAKALGWPITAYVRVRPVPGQLSKIAELAQKMPQVVECHRVTGEDCFIIKVYLDALENLDLILDRFLRYGQTTTSIVQSTPVPLRAPPLPGNGGSNP; this comes from the coding sequence ATGCCTCAGATTTCCAGCCTCGTCTCCGACCCCCGCAACATCGAATTGCTGAAGGCGCTGCAGGAAGACCCGCGCCAGCCGGTCAGCAAGCTCGCCAGTCGCATCGGCATGTCCGCCCCGGCAGTGAAGGAGCGACTCACCCGGCTGGAGGAAACCGGGGTGATCCGCGGCTACCGGATCGATCTCGACGCGAAGGCGCTGGGCTGGCCGATCACCGCGTACGTGCGCGTGCGCCCGGTGCCCGGACAGCTGTCGAAGATCGCCGAACTCGCGCAGAAGATGCCGCAGGTCGTCGAATGCCATCGCGTCACCGGCGAGGACTGCTTCATCATCAAGGTGTACCTGGACGCGCTGGAAAATCTCGACCTGATCCTCGACCGCTTCCTGCGCTACGGCCAGACCACCACCTCGATCGTGCAGTCCACTCCGGTACCGCTGCGCGCGCCGCCGCTGCCGGGCAATGGCGGCAGCAATCCGTAG
- the parC gene encoding DNA topoisomerase IV subunit A has protein sequence MNLQANYEQIPLKEYAERAYLDYSMYVVLDRALPFVGDGLKPVQRRIIYAMSELGLSATAKPKKSARTIGDVIGKFHPHGDSSSYEAMVLMAQPFSYRYPLVDGQGNFGSPDDPKSFAAMRYTESKLSPIAEALLGELGHGTVDWVPNFDGTLEEPGWLPARVPHVLLNGSMGIAVGMATDIPPHNLRELVTACIRLLDEPDATVAQLCEHVLGPDYPTEAEIITPRADLLSIYQTGGGSVRARAVYQREEGNIVITALPHQVSPSKILEQIAAQMRAKKLPMIEDLRDESDHENPIRLVIVPRSNRVDADETMQHLFATTDMEKSFRVNLNMIGLDGRPQVKDLKRILTEWLSFRTSTVTRRLEHRLAKVDRRLHLLEGLHTAYLNLDEVIRIVRTEDEPKPVLMARFRLSEEQTDYILETRLRQLARLEEMKINAERDQLEEERARINVLLKSPAKLKGLIKDELRADAEKFGDARRSPLVEREVAQALDESALVASEPVTVVLSQKGWARAAKGHDIDAEALNYREGDGLLAAVKARTTQQVAFIDSTGRAYSTPAHTLPSARGNGEPLTGRFSPAGGASFDAVIAGDNDTRLILATDFGYGFVNRFEALTGRNKAGKQIISLSDGAKVLAPQVSADPARDRIVVVTSEGHLLMFSVAELPELDKGKGNKLIEIPKKQLAEGERVAGVAVVAEGKGEVTMYAGARKLTLKWADLVEYGGNRATRGNLLPRGLRRVERIETTG, from the coding sequence ATGAACCTGCAAGCCAATTACGAACAGATCCCGCTGAAGGAATACGCCGAGCGGGCCTATCTCGATTACTCGATGTACGTGGTGCTGGACCGCGCCCTGCCGTTCGTGGGCGACGGCCTGAAGCCGGTGCAGCGGCGCATCATCTACGCGATGAGCGAGCTGGGCCTGAGCGCCACCGCCAAGCCGAAGAAATCCGCCCGCACCATCGGCGACGTGATCGGCAAGTTCCATCCGCACGGCGACAGCTCCAGCTACGAAGCGATGGTGCTGATGGCGCAGCCGTTCTCGTACCGCTACCCGCTGGTCGATGGCCAGGGCAACTTCGGCTCGCCGGACGACCCGAAAAGCTTCGCGGCGATGCGCTACACCGAATCCAAACTCAGCCCGATCGCCGAGGCCTTGCTGGGCGAGCTGGGCCACGGCACGGTCGACTGGGTGCCGAACTTCGACGGCACGCTGGAAGAGCCGGGCTGGCTGCCGGCGCGCGTGCCGCACGTGCTGCTGAACGGCTCGATGGGCATCGCGGTGGGCATGGCCACCGACATCCCGCCGCACAACCTGCGCGAACTGGTCACCGCCTGCATCCGCCTGCTGGACGAGCCGGACGCCACCGTCGCCCAGCTGTGCGAGCACGTGCTGGGCCCGGACTACCCGACCGAGGCCGAGATCATCACCCCGCGCGCGGACCTGCTGTCGATCTACCAGACCGGCGGCGGCTCGGTGCGCGCCCGCGCGGTGTACCAGCGCGAGGAAGGCAACATCGTGATCACCGCGCTGCCGCACCAGGTCAGCCCGTCGAAAATCCTGGAGCAGATCGCCGCGCAGATGCGCGCGAAGAAGCTGCCGATGATCGAGGACCTGCGCGACGAATCCGATCACGAGAACCCGATCCGCCTGGTGATCGTGCCACGCTCGAACCGCGTCGACGCCGACGAAACGATGCAGCACCTGTTCGCCACCACGGACATGGAGAAGAGCTTCCGCGTCAACCTCAACATGATCGGCCTGGACGGCCGCCCGCAGGTGAAGGATCTCAAGCGCATCCTCACCGAGTGGCTGAGCTTCCGCACCAGCACGGTCACCCGCCGGCTGGAGCACCGCCTGGCCAAGGTCGACCGCCGCCTGCACCTGCTCGAAGGCCTGCACACCGCCTATCTCAACCTCGATGAAGTGATCCGCATCGTGCGCACCGAGGACGAGCCCAAGCCCGTGCTGATGGCGCGCTTCCGGCTCAGCGAGGAGCAGACCGACTACATCCTCGAAACCCGCCTGCGCCAGCTGGCCCGCCTCGAGGAAATGAAGATCAACGCCGAGCGCGACCAGCTCGAAGAGGAGCGTGCCCGCATCAACGTGCTGCTGAAATCGCCGGCCAAATTGAAGGGCCTGATCAAGGACGAGCTGCGCGCCGACGCCGAGAAATTCGGTGACGCGCGTCGTTCGCCGCTGGTCGAACGCGAAGTCGCCCAGGCGCTGGACGAAAGCGCGCTGGTCGCCAGCGAACCGGTTACCGTGGTGCTGTCGCAGAAGGGGTGGGCCCGCGCGGCGAAGGGCCACGACATCGACGCCGAGGCGCTGAACTACCGCGAAGGCGACGGCCTGCTCGCCGCGGTGAAGGCGCGCACGACCCAGCAGGTCGCCTTCATCGACTCCACCGGCCGCGCCTATTCCACGCCCGCGCACACGCTGCCTTCGGCGCGCGGCAACGGCGAGCCCCTCACCGGCCGCTTCAGCCCCGCCGGCGGCGCCAGTTTCGACGCGGTGATCGCCGGCGACAACGACACCCGGCTGATCCTCGCCACCGACTTCGGCTACGGCTTCGTCAACCGCTTCGAAGCGCTCACCGGCCGCAACAAGGCCGGCAAGCAGATCATCTCGCTCAGCGACGGCGCGAAAGTGCTGGCGCCGCAGGTCAGCGCCGACCCGGCGCGCGACCGCATCGTGGTGGTCACCAGCGAAGGCCACCTGCTGATGTTCTCGGTGGCCGAGCTGCCGGAACTGGACAAGGGCAAAGGCAACAAGCTGATCGAGATCCCGAAGAAGCAGCTGGCCGAAGGCGAGCGCGTGGCCGGCGTGGCGGTCGTCGCCGAAGGCAAGGGCGAGGTCACCATGTACGCGGGCGCGCGCAAGCTCACCCTGAAGTGGGCCGACCTGGTCGAATACGGCGGCAACCGCGCCACCCGCGGCAACCTGCTGCCGCGCGGTTTGCGCCGCGTCGAACGGATCGAAACCACCGGTTGA
- a CDS encoding sensor histidine kinase — protein sequence MITRSLHWRLLAGAMAAILLALAVAWLFMTLLFERHLERRLQAEMTRDGLRLVAGLVIERDGAPRIERPPVDSRLETPAGGYYWEITAAGGTLRSRSLWDADLRRPVPATANWRMQRVDGPYGQPVALLERRIELADHAAPVLIQLAQDSAPLLSARAEFGRELAIFLGLLWLVLSAAAWLQVQLGLRPLGRVRHALAALRDSASARLPESHLREVQPLLDSINALADAREHDLVVARQRAADLAHGLKTPLSAMAAQSRRAREAGAEHAAEGLDRAIAAMRRAVEAELARARIAVIRRQPGGDAAVRDTVERLLTVLEQTDRGGELAFTLDIPASLRLAIQPDDLSEILGAVLENAVRYARRQVRVSAAAGPEWARVSIEDDGPGIAAEHARDALARGGRLDEANEGSGLGLAIARELAEATGGTIAMSRSALGGLKVDFCWGPGVE from the coding sequence GTGATCACCCGCTCGCTGCACTGGCGCCTGCTGGCCGGTGCGATGGCGGCGATCCTGCTGGCGCTGGCGGTGGCCTGGCTGTTCATGACGCTGCTGTTCGAGCGCCACCTGGAACGCCGGCTGCAGGCGGAGATGACCCGCGACGGGCTGCGCCTGGTCGCGGGACTGGTGATCGAGCGCGATGGCGCGCCACGGATCGAGCGGCCGCCAGTGGATTCGCGGCTGGAGACGCCGGCCGGCGGCTATTACTGGGAGATCACCGCGGCGGGCGGCACGCTGCGCTCGCGCTCGCTGTGGGACGCGGACCTGCGTCGCCCGGTTCCGGCCACCGCGAACTGGCGCATGCAGCGCGTCGATGGCCCCTACGGACAGCCGGTGGCGTTGCTCGAACGACGCATCGAGCTGGCCGACCACGCTGCCCCGGTGCTGATCCAGCTGGCGCAGGACAGTGCGCCGCTGCTGTCCGCGCGCGCCGAGTTCGGGCGCGAGCTGGCGATCTTTCTTGGCCTGTTGTGGCTGGTGCTGTCCGCCGCCGCGTGGCTGCAGGTGCAACTGGGCCTGCGGCCGCTGGGCCGCGTGCGACACGCGCTGGCCGCGTTGCGCGACAGTGCCAGCGCGCGCCTGCCCGAATCCCACTTGCGCGAGGTGCAGCCGCTGCTGGACTCGATCAACGCCCTGGCCGACGCGCGCGAACACGACCTGGTGGTGGCGCGCCAGCGCGCGGCCGATCTGGCGCACGGGCTGAAGACACCGCTGTCGGCGATGGCGGCGCAGAGCCGGCGCGCGCGCGAGGCGGGCGCGGAGCACGCCGCCGAAGGACTGGATCGCGCGATCGCCGCGATGCGCCGGGCGGTCGAGGCCGAGCTGGCGCGGGCGCGCATCGCGGTGATCCGTCGCCAGCCCGGTGGAGATGCCGCCGTGCGCGACACGGTCGAGCGTCTGCTCACCGTGCTGGAGCAGACCGATCGCGGCGGTGAGCTGGCCTTCACCCTGGACATCCCCGCCAGCCTGCGTTTGGCAATCCAGCCTGACGACTTGTCCGAGATCCTCGGCGCGGTGCTGGAAAACGCGGTGCGTTACGCCCGCCGCCAGGTGCGCGTCAGCGCGGCGGCCGGACCGGAATGGGCGCGCGTGAGCATCGAGGACGACGGTCCCGGCATCGCCGCCGAACACGCGCGCGATGCGCTGGCGCGCGGCGGGCGGCTGGACGAGGCGAACGAGGGCAGTGGCCTGGGCCTGGCGATCGCCCGCGAACTGGCCGAGGCGACCGGCGGCACGATCGCGATGTCGCGATCGGCGCTGGGCGGGTTGAAGGTGGATTTCTGCTGGGGGCCGGGGGTGGAGTGA
- a CDS encoding response regulator transcription factor yields MRCLVVEDDPDIQTDLARALEAAGFTVDRAGDGESAWYRGDVEDYDAAVLDLGLPQLDGLSVLRRWRAAGRAFPVIVVSARGDWTEKVEGIEAGADDYMAKPFEMGELIARVRALVRRGAGRLSSVIVIGRLRLDTTRMSATFDGAPARLSPLEFRLLDYLSHQDGRAVSAGELAEHLYGAAEDGDTNAIEAIVARLRRKFGADLIATRRGFGYLLETSA; encoded by the coding sequence ATGCGCTGTCTCGTCGTCGAGGACGATCCCGACATCCAGACCGACCTGGCGCGTGCACTCGAGGCGGCCGGCTTCACCGTCGACCGCGCCGGCGATGGCGAGAGCGCGTGGTATCGGGGCGACGTGGAGGATTACGACGCGGCGGTGCTCGATCTGGGCCTGCCGCAACTGGATGGCCTGTCGGTGCTGCGGCGCTGGCGCGCGGCGGGCCGCGCGTTCCCGGTGATCGTGGTGTCCGCGCGCGGCGACTGGACCGAGAAGGTCGAGGGCATCGAGGCCGGCGCCGACGACTACATGGCCAAGCCGTTCGAGATGGGCGAGCTGATCGCGCGGGTGCGCGCGCTGGTGCGACGCGGGGCGGGCCGGCTTTCCAGCGTCATCGTGATCGGCCGGCTGCGGCTGGACACCACGCGGATGAGCGCCACCTTCGACGGTGCGCCGGCGCGGCTGTCGCCGCTGGAATTCCGCCTGCTGGATTACCTCTCGCACCAGGACGGCCGCGCGGTGTCCGCTGGCGAACTGGCCGAGCATCTGTACGGCGCAGCCGAGGACGGCGACACCAATGCGATCGAGGCGATCGTGGCGCGGTTGCGGCGCAAGTTCGGCGCCGACCTCATCGCCACCCGCCGCGGCTTCGGTTATCTGCTGGAGACCAGCGCGTGA
- a CDS encoding PepSY domain-containing protein produces the protein MKNLRTYRRLALPFSLAIALFAVSALVVSPRAMADHHDHDDHIEARALLQRGEILPLSRILVIVQQQVAGDVIEVELDNGKHGWEYEVKVLTAAGRVREVKLNAGNGTVREIEDD, from the coding sequence ATGAAAAATCTCCGCACCTACCGCCGCCTCGCGCTTCCCTTCTCGCTGGCCATCGCGCTGTTCGCGGTGTCGGCGCTGGTCGTGTCGCCGCGCGCGATGGCCGATCACCACGACCACGACGATCACATCGAGGCCCGCGCGCTGTTGCAGCGGGGCGAGATCCTGCCGCTCAGTCGCATCCTGGTCATCGTGCAGCAGCAGGTGGCGGGCGACGTGATCGAGGTGGAGCTGGACAACGGCAAGCACGGCTGGGAATACGAGGTGAAGGTGCTCACCGCCGCCGGTCGCGTGCGCGAGGTGAAGTTGAACGCGGGCAACGGCACGGTCCGCGAGATCGAGGACGACTGA